The sequence GCGCCCGGCAGGAGCGGCAGTGGGTGACCAAGATGGTCGACCAGCTGGTCAGCAAAGAGGCCCGCCGGGCGCCCACGCGGCGCAGCGACGAGACGCTGCTGCGGATGGCGCGGGAGGTCAGCGAGAAATATCTCGGTGGGCGCGCTCACCCCTCGTCGGTGACCTGGTCCTCGCGACAGAACCAGCGCTGGGGCTCCTGCACCCCGACGGACGGCACCATCCGGCTGTCCCATCAGCTCCAGGGGATGCCGGACTATGTGGTGCGGTCGGTGATGATGCATGAGCTGATCCACCTGCTGGTGCCCGGGCACGGGCCCGAGTTCACGGCGCTCATGGAGAACTACCCGCTCGCGGAGAAGGCGCAGGGCTTCCTCGACGGCGTCTCGTGGTCGAAGAACGTGCCGGAGGGCGGCGAGATCGACGACGGGGGCGGTGGGGACGGCGCCGCAGCCGGCGGTGGCACCGGCCCCGGGTGGGCCGAGGACCGCGGAGCCGAGGACCGCGGGACCGACGACCGCTGACGCCGACCGGGAGCACGGGAGCCGACGGCACAGGCTCTGGCCCGGCGCGGCGCGGACGCGGGTCAGGCGCTCCAGCGGGCCAGGTGGCCGGCCAGGGCGTCGAGGGTGGCCGCCAGATCGGGGACCGTGCCCTCGGGCAGCGCGGAGGTGTCCCGCTCGGGGCCGGACCCGCGCAGCGGCCAGGGCACCCACCGCACCTCGACCGACTCCTCGCTCACGGTGAGGGGGAGCTCCGCGGCCGGTGCCGGGGCCCGCAGCAGGTACTGCACGTCCCAGTGCTCGGCGCAGCTGCCGAACGCCGCATCCAGACCGTGGCGATGCAGCATCGCGGGGCCCTCCCCGAGGCGCTCGAAGCCCGTGATCCCGATCTCCTCGGCGACCTCGCGGCGCGCGGCGAGCTCGAGGCTCCTCTCGCCCGGGTCGAGGTGGCCGCCGGGCTGCACCCAGAACCGCCCCTTGCGGTGCCACACCAGCGCCACGTGATCGCCCGGGCGGTCGATCACGATCGCGCTCGCGGTGAGATGTCGCGGCCCGCCGTCGCGGTACAGCGCGCGGGGGTTCCCCCGCAGCAGCTCGCGGAACTCGCGGGCGCGCTGCGGGCCCGAGACCGCGGCGTCGGCCTGCTCCAGCTCGGCCAGCGCCGTCGAGGGCGCGGAGCCCGCCGGCGCAGCGGCGGGCGCCGCCGGCCTGCGGTCCTGCTCAGCGCCCATCGTCACCGTCGGGGGACGGGCGGCCGGGGCCGTCCTCGGGGCCCTCCGTCTCGTCGCCGCTGCCGTCGCCGGAACCGTTCTCGTCCTCGCCGCTGTCGGCATCCTCGGCGGTGTCCGCCTCGCCCGCAGCGGTGCCCGGGGTGCGCAGACCGCCCTGCTCGTCCTCGCGCGGCGCGTGCTCGTGGCCGTCGCCCGAGAGCAGCTTCTCGAGCTCGGCGTCGAAGTCCTCGGGCAGGGAGACGTCCGCGAGCTCCTCGACCTCGTCGCTCGAGGCCTCGGGCTGCGGGGCCTGCGGGCGGCCGGAGAGCACCTCCGCGGTGGGCAGCAGGTCGGGGTGGTCCCACTTGCCCTCGCGCCCCTCCTCGCCCTCGGTGTCCAGCACGCTCTCCCACCAGGAGAGCGCCTCGCGCACCCGGCGGGGACGCAGCTCGATGCCGACCGTCTTCGACAGCATCTGCTCGGCCGGCCCTCCCGAGGCGCGGCGACGCCGCAGCACCTCGCGCATGGCCTCGAGATCGGGCAGCTTCCCCTCGAGCGCCGTGGTGGTGACATGGTCCACCCAGGCCTCGACCAGCGCCAGGGTGGTGGCGAGCTCCTCGAGCGCACGCTCCTGCGAGGCGCGGCGGGTGAACACGAACATCTCCTCCGGGCGGCGGGCCTGCAGCGCCTCCGGATCGGAGAGGTCCAGTCCGCGCACCATCTCGTCGAGGGCGTCGAGATCCAGGGTGATCCCGCGGGAGAAGTCCTCGATCGCGGAGAACAGCGCCCTGCCCAGCCACGGCGCGGAGGCGAACAGGGCGGTGTGCGCGATCTCGCGGGCCGCGAGGAAGATGCGGGCCGCGCCCGGATCCAGCGAATGGGCGGAGATCAGATCCTCGACGTTCGCGGCGACCAGCGCCGGCTCCCCGTCGCGGCCCAGCGGCAGCCCGAGATCCGTCGTGCCGGCCGCCT comes from Brachybacterium faecium DSM 4810 and encodes:
- a CDS encoding NTP pyrophosphohydrolase (PFAM: NUDIX domain), whose protein sequence is MGAEQDRRPAAPAAAPAGSAPSTALAELEQADAAVSGPQRAREFRELLRGNPRALYRDGGPRHLTASAIVIDRPGDHVALVWHRKGRFWVQPGGHLDPGERSLELAARREVAEEIGITGFERLGEGPAMLHRHGLDAAFGSCAEHWDVQYLLRAPAPAAELPLTVSEESVEVRWVPWPLRGSGPERDTSALPEGTVPDLAATLDALAGHLARWSA
- a CDS encoding uncharacterized conserved protein (PFAM: Uncharacterised conserved protein (DUF2342)), with the translated sequence MSDAPIPGGPGDMDEEALKRFLKETFGDALPEGALDGLDLSALAQQANLPQDPAQLRAAAAQMQNMFAAQGDNPVNWQMAEDIARRAAAGQEGIPGAPEPSGTPGDPSPSDEAAAELRQAAQVARLWLDPVLAIDVPSTDLAVYSRGTWLHRTLPRWKPIVEPVAKYMAGAIGEAISAQLGQMGELGDMPIPGGDPAAMMERVGGTMFGVQFGHAIGSLAREAAGTTDLGLPLGRDGEPALVAANVEDLISAHSLDPGAARIFLAAREIAHTALFASAPWLGRALFSAIEDFSRGITLDLDALDEMVRGLDLSDPEALQARRPEEMFVFTRRASQERALEELATTLALVEAWVDHVTTTALEGKLPDLEAMREVLRRRRASGGPAEQMLSKTVGIELRPRRVREALSWWESVLDTEGEEGREGKWDHPDLLPTAEVLSGRPQAPQPEASSDEVEELADVSLPEDFDAELEKLLSGDGHEHAPREDEQGGLRTPGTAAGEADTAEDADSGEDENGSGDGSGDETEGPEDGPGRPSPDGDDGR
- a CDS encoding predicted metal-dependent hydrolase (PFAM: Protein of unknown function DUF45) — translated: MNDLVLHEHVTGPRGERVLVRRSARRRRTVSISRREGDLLIAIPATFSARQERQWVTKMVDQLVSKEARRAPTRRSDETLLRMAREVSEKYLGGRAHPSSVTWSSRQNQRWGSCTPTDGTIRLSHQLQGMPDYVVRSVMMHELIHLLVPGHGPEFTALMENYPLAEKAQGFLDGVSWSKNVPEGGEIDDGGGGDGAAAGGGTGPGWAEDRGAEDRGTDDR